One window from the genome of Clostridiales bacterium encodes:
- a CDS encoding RNA methyltransferase, producing MEIITSTDNKTVKRLNKLKQKKYRDEYGEFFVEGYKNVLDTCAAGAEVRYVVLSQSAYRAFGEKFADHSVVVLGDGLFDKITETQNSQGVLCVCAASPSAFPQNNRVVLLDRVRDPGNVGTILRTAVAFGYDVVLNNCCDVYSPKVVRSAMSAVVKCRIGRDISPDKLKRSGYELIVADMDGENITSANCADKYCIVIGNEADGVSDEIMKLADKKISIPQDNIESLNAAVAAAIMMFELKAR from the coding sequence ATGGAAATTATAACTTCAACCGATAACAAAACGGTCAAACGCTTAAACAAGCTTAAACAAAAGAAATACCGCGACGAGTACGGTGAGTTCTTCGTCGAGGGCTATAAAAACGTGCTCGATACCTGCGCGGCGGGCGCCGAAGTGCGCTACGTAGTGCTTTCGCAATCGGCGTATCGGGCGTTTGGAGAAAAATTTGCCGATCACTCTGTCGTCGTGCTCGGCGATGGGCTTTTCGACAAAATAACCGAAACGCAAAACAGCCAAGGCGTGCTTTGCGTTTGCGCCGCTTCGCCGTCGGCGTTTCCTCAAAACAACCGAGTGGTTTTACTCGATAGGGTTCGCGATCCCGGCAACGTCGGCACGATTTTACGCACTGCGGTGGCGTTCGGCTACGACGTAGTGCTCAATAATTGTTGCGACGTGTATTCGCCCAAGGTAGTGCGCAGCGCGATGTCCGCAGTCGTTAAATGCCGAATCGGTCGGGATATTTCACCGGACAAGCTTAAACGGTCCGGTTACGAGCTTATCGTCGCCGACATGGACGGGGAGAACATAACATCCGCCAACTGCGCCGATAAGTATTGCATAGTTATAGGTAACGAGGCGGACGGGGTGAGCGACGAAATAATGAAGCTTGCCGATAAAAAAATCAGCATACCACAGGACAATATCGAGTCGCTTAACGCAGCCGTCGCCGCCGCTATAATGATGTTTGAGCTTAAAGCGAGATAA
- a CDS encoding YebC/PmpR family DNA-binding transcriptional regulator encodes MSGHSKWATIKRQKGKTDAARANVFTKIGRELAVAVKAGGPDPNNNPRLRDVIAKARAANMPNDNITRSIKKASGEDSGVVYTAVTYEGYGTSGVAVIVETLTDNKNRTAAAVRHIFDKCGGSLGTTNCVSYMFEQKGVVTIEKQSGDDDEELMMLALELGADDFDSSETECYVSTSPASLAVVRDGLEKAGKTILLSEVQQIPASTVDVDAEAEVKIRRMLDMFEEDDDVQNVYHNANLPDDEDEED; translated from the coding sequence ATGTCCGGACATAGCAAGTGGGCAACTATCAAACGCCAAAAGGGTAAGACCGACGCAGCGAGAGCAAACGTATTCACCAAGATCGGGCGCGAGCTCGCGGTAGCAGTCAAAGCGGGCGGACCCGATCCCAATAACAATCCCAGGCTTCGCGACGTTATAGCCAAGGCGCGCGCGGCTAATATGCCTAACGATAATATTACTCGCTCCATTAAGAAAGCGAGCGGCGAGGATAGCGGCGTAGTCTATACCGCCGTTACGTACGAGGGCTACGGCACGAGCGGCGTTGCTGTTATCGTCGAAACGCTTACCGATAACAAAAACCGCACCGCGGCGGCAGTACGCCATATCTTCGATAAGTGCGGCGGCTCGCTCGGCACGACGAACTGCGTTTCGTATATGTTTGAGCAGAAGGGCGTAGTTACTATCGAGAAGCAGTCTGGCGATGACGACGAGGAGCTTATGATGCTTGCGCTCGAACTCGGCGCGGACGATTTCGACAGTTCGGAGACCGAGTGCTACGTTTCCACTTCTCCCGCGTCGCTTGCGGTTGTTCGCGACGGGCTTGAAAAAGCGGGCAAGACCATTCTTTTGTCCGAAGTTCAGCAAATTCCCGCGTCAACCGTGGACGTAGACGCAGAAGCCGAGGTCAAGATCCGCCGTATGCTCGATATGTTCGAGGAGGACGACGACGTGCAAAACGTTTATCACAACGCGAACCTTCCCGACGACGAAGATGAAGAAGACTGA
- a CDS encoding rRNA pseudouridine synthase: MRINKYLSGCGIDSRRKCEQIVTDGRVRVNGKTVTNLATDIKDGDYVEVDGRAVHITTRSVYIMLNKPKGCVCTVNDEKGRKTVLDFVKLKERVYPVGRLDYDTEGLLLLTNDGELANKITHPKNGVKKVYAVRVEGEPTDAELKRLRNGIEYGGVQYAPAKVVVLDSDKNETRLEITISEGKNHEIRNMIESLGRRVLFLKRIEVAGIRLGGLSRGEWRYLNSRELEILKNI; the protein is encoded by the coding sequence ATGCGAATCAATAAATATTTAAGCGGCTGCGGAATAGACAGCCGTCGCAAATGCGAACAGATCGTAACGGACGGGCGAGTGCGCGTCAACGGCAAGACGGTAACAAATCTTGCCACCGATATAAAGGACGGCGATTACGTAGAGGTTGACGGCAGAGCCGTTCATATCACGACCCGTTCCGTTTACATAATGCTCAATAAGCCCAAGGGCTGCGTTTGTACGGTGAACGACGAAAAGGGGCGCAAAACTGTGCTCGATTTCGTCAAACTGAAGGAACGCGTTTATCCCGTCGGTAGACTCGATTACGATACCGAGGGGCTTTTGCTTTTGACAAACGACGGCGAGCTCGCCAATAAGATAACGCACCCCAAAAACGGCGTTAAAAAGGTTTACGCAGTGCGCGTAGAGGGCGAACCTACCGACGCGGAGCTGAAAAGGCTGCGTAACGGTATAGAGTACGGCGGAGTGCAGTATGCGCCCGCAAAAGTCGTCGTGCTCGACTCTGACAAGAACGAAACTCGGCTCGAAATAACGATATCCGAGGGCAAGAACCACGAGATCAGGAACATGATAGAGTCGCTGGGGCGGCGCGTTCTATTCCTTAAACGGATAGAGGTCGCGGGTATTCGCTTGGGCGGACTTTCGCGCGGCGAGTGGCGGTACCTTAACAGCCGCGAGCTTGAAATTCTTAAAAATATTTGA
- a CDS encoding D-alanyl-D-alanine carboxypeptidase produces MKKNLIVCLCAALAVVFAACACAAPVNAESEASASYAAEVYSSARSMALVDGDTGELIYSKNCDAKRYPASTTKICTAITVLENHTMLDIPMPIPDEAVGVEGSSLYLQKGEMLTVRDLLYGLMLQSGNDCAVALALIVGGSVDGFVTMMNETAKKAGANNTHFVTPNGLHDDEHYTTARDLCAISYYAMQNETFRDIVATKHYTTPYHNHDYDRHFPNKNKILFNYEGGNGIKTGFTKKSGRCLVSSATRNGKTYICTVLDCYDMFEECMRLMDCAFARK; encoded by the coding sequence ATGAAAAAGAATCTGATCGTTTGTTTATGTGCGGCGCTTGCCGTTGTTTTTGCGGCATGCGCTTGCGCCGCACCTGTAAACGCCGAGAGCGAAGCTTCGGCTTCTTATGCCGCGGAAGTGTATAGCTCGGCGCGCAGTATGGCGCTTGTCGACGGCGATACGGGCGAGCTTATTTATTCCAAGAACTGCGACGCCAAGCGTTATCCCGCGAGTACGACCAAAATTTGCACGGCGATAACCGTTCTTGAAAATCATACCATGCTCGATATTCCTATGCCCATACCCGACGAAGCGGTGGGCGTAGAGGGCTCGTCGCTCTATCTTCAAAAAGGCGAAATGCTCACGGTGCGCGATCTTTTATACGGGCTTATGCTTCAATCGGGCAACGACTGCGCCGTGGCGCTCGCTTTAATAGTCGGCGGTAGCGTAGACGGATTTGTGACCATGATGAACGAAACGGCGAAAAAGGCGGGCGCGAACAATACGCATTTCGTAACGCCCAACGGCTTGCACGACGACGAGCATTATACCACGGCGCGCGACCTTTGCGCGATTTCGTACTACGCCATGCAGAACGAAACTTTCAGAGATATCGTTGCGACCAAGCATTACACTACGCCGTACCATAATCATGACTACGACAGACATTTCCCGAATAAGAACAAAATACTGTTCAATTACGAGGGCGGCAACGGCATAAAGACGGGCTTTACCAAAAAATCGGGCAGGTGCTTGGTTTCGTCGGCAACTCGTAACGGCAAGACGTATATTTGCACGGTGCTCGATTGCTACGATATGTTCGAGGAATGTATGCGTCTTATGGACTGCGCGTTTGCACGAAAGTAA
- a CDS encoding sodium ion-translocating decarboxylase subunit beta: MNFVEMLKNLWESTGLYQSEWQNYVMLAVACVLLFVGIGLKKEPLLLVPIGFGMLFVNIPGAYAILMKEPVTANGVTSPGGLLYYMEKGVEWVIFPPLIFLGIGAMTDFGPLIASPKSFILGAAAQLGIFITLFGAVCLGFDGAAAAAIAIIGGADGPTSIYVTTMLKQFDLLPAITVAAYSYMALIPIIQPPIMKALTTKKERAIKMEQLRPVSKREKIVFPIVVTLVCGLILPDSLPLLGMLMFGNLLKECLVADRLAQTASNGLMNVITIFLGMCVGAKALGTTFLTLDTLKIVALGLIAFLVGTIGGILMAKLLNVLSHGKVNPLIGSAGVSAVPMAARVSQTVAQKEDPNNYLLMHAMGPNVAGVIGSAVAAGVLLSIFGV; this comes from the coding sequence ATGAACTTTGTCGAAATGCTCAAAAACCTATGGGAGAGCACGGGGCTTTATCAGTCCGAGTGGCAAAACTACGTAATGCTCGCTGTTGCGTGCGTGCTGTTGTTTGTCGGCATCGGACTTAAAAAAGAGCCGCTTTTGCTCGTTCCGATAGGGTTCGGTATGTTGTTTGTAAACATTCCGGGCGCGTATGCGATACTTATGAAAGAGCCCGTTACGGCAAACGGCGTGACGAGCCCCGGCGGTCTTTTGTACTATATGGAAAAGGGCGTTGAGTGGGTCATATTCCCGCCGTTGATTTTCCTCGGTATCGGCGCAATGACAGACTTCGGGCCGCTTATCGCAAGCCCCAAGAGCTTTATACTCGGCGCGGCGGCACAGCTCGGTATATTCATAACGCTGTTTGGCGCGGTTTGTTTGGGCTTTGACGGCGCGGCGGCGGCGGCGATAGCCATTATCGGCGGTGCGGACGGCCCCACGTCGATATACGTTACCACAATGTTAAAGCAGTTTGATTTATTACCTGCGATAACGGTTGCGGCGTACTCGTATATGGCGCTCATTCCCATTATTCAGCCGCCGATCATGAAGGCTCTTACGACAAAGAAGGAGCGCGCTATCAAAATGGAACAGCTTCGTCCCGTATCCAAACGCGAGAAGATAGTGTTCCCCATAGTCGTAACTCTCGTTTGCGGTCTTATTTTGCCCGATTCGTTGCCGCTACTCGGTATGCTTATGTTCGGCAATCTACTTAAAGAGTGTTTGGTGGCAGACCGCTTGGCGCAGACCGCAAGCAACGGTCTAATGAACGTTATTACCATATTCCTTGGGATGTGCGTAGGCGCAAAAGCGCTCGGCACGACGTTCCTTACGCTCGATACGCTGAAAATTGTTGCTCTCGGTTTAATTGCGTTCTTAGTGGGTACGATAGGCGGAATACTCATGGCGAAGCTCTTGAATGTTCTTTCGCACGGCAAGGTCAATCCGCTTATAGGAAGTGCGGGCGTTTCGGCTGTTCCTATGGCGGCGCGAGTGTCGCAGACCGTAGCGCAAAAGGAAGACCCGAACAACTATTTGCTGATGCACGCAATGGGGCCCAACGTGGCGGGAGTTATCGGCTCTGCCGTTGCGGCGGGCGTGTTGCTGTCCATATTCGGTGTTTAA
- a CDS encoding site-2 protease family protein, with product MIFAMRYGGSDPLNYFVLLVLTLLAVCIALVLHEVAHGLVAKWNGDFTAKYAGRLTLNPLKHFDLIGFIMMMLIGFGYAKPVPVNPYNFKHRTRGMITVAIAGVVTNLIIAFIGSLCFCLMQWAWSYAMVYSTAGVARLCWYIMMFFSILTTINLSLVFFNILPIFPLDGFRVVEAFTHQGNKFCAFMRTNGQYILWGLVGLSFIVSSAQNYVNLPSWFGYIDILGTYLNFFVGNVSWLFTQLWWLMIP from the coding sequence ATGATTTTTGCAATGCGCTACGGCGGCAGCGACCCGCTTAATTATTTCGTGCTATTGGTGCTTACGCTTTTAGCCGTTTGTATCGCGCTCGTTTTGCACGAGGTGGCGCACGGCTTGGTCGCCAAGTGGAACGGCGATTTTACGGCTAAGTACGCGGGACGGCTGACGCTTAATCCGTTGAAGCATTTCGACCTTATAGGGTTTATAATGATGATGCTCATAGGTTTCGGTTATGCCAAGCCCGTACCCGTCAATCCATATAACTTTAAGCACCGCACGCGCGGCATGATAACCGTCGCTATCGCGGGCGTTGTAACTAATTTGATTATAGCGTTTATCGGGTCGCTTTGTTTTTGCCTTATGCAGTGGGCGTGGTCGTACGCGATGGTTTATTCGACGGCGGGCGTAGCAAGACTGTGTTGGTATATAATGATGTTCTTCTCTATACTGACAACTATCAATCTTTCGCTCGTATTTTTTAATATACTGCCTATATTTCCGCTAGACGGCTTTCGCGTTGTCGAAGCTTTCACGCACCAAGGGAACAAATTTTGCGCGTTCATGCGCACCAACGGTCAGTATATTTTGTGGGGCTTGGTCGGGTTGAGCTTTATCGTTTCGTCTGCGCAAAACTACGTAAACCTGCCGAGCTGGTTCGGCTATATCGATATTCTCGGCACGTATCTCAATTTCTTCGTTGGCAACGTGTCGTGGCTGTTTACACAATTGTGGTGGTTAATGATACCGTAA
- the lysA gene encoding diaminopimelate decarboxylase: MKKTDNEKFNLSVFGDLSAENGRLKIGGCFADDLAAQYGTPLYVFDVNRAVKTAKEYVDVLSREYGDFTVCYASKAFCCTGIYKILGALGLGADVVSGGELYTALKGGMAPDKIYFHGNNKLESEVEYAIESGVECFVVDSVRELELIDKHSKKPQNVIVRVNPGVEAHTHRFIQTTTPDSKFGFSIADGTAQEIIESIKNYRNVCFKGVACHIGSQIFEPQSFEIAIDKMTDFIVKLNGVGIDVERLDLGGGFGIHYISDDMPLTPKQYMTNSVKYLKAAIKSRGIKKPRLIVEPGRSIVGEAGITLYTVGAIKTIKDLKTYAAVDGGMFDNPRVALYQAEYTAVKATQADIKGDRKYSIAGKCCESGDILLSDVMLPELNTGDLLAVLSTGAYHYSMASNYNRNAVPPVVAVKDGKSAYMVKPQTYEDITRNDVTEFDL; the protein is encoded by the coding sequence ATGAAGAAGACTGATAACGAAAAATTCAATCTGTCCGTATTCGGCGATTTATCCGCCGAGAACGGACGGCTCAAAATAGGCGGATGCTTTGCCGACGATCTTGCGGCGCAATACGGCACTCCGCTTTACGTGTTCGACGTCAATCGTGCCGTTAAAACGGCTAAGGAATACGTAGACGTTCTAAGCCGCGAGTACGGCGATTTTACCGTTTGCTATGCGAGCAAGGCTTTTTGCTGTACGGGTATTTATAAAATTCTCGGAGCCCTCGGGCTCGGTGCGGACGTCGTTTCGGGCGGAGAGCTTTATACCGCGCTTAAAGGCGGCATGGCGCCCGATAAAATTTATTTTCACGGCAATAATAAGTTAGAGAGCGAAGTAGAATACGCTATCGAATCGGGAGTGGAGTGTTTCGTGGTCGACAGCGTGCGCGAGCTCGAACTTATCGATAAGCACTCTAAAAAACCGCAAAACGTAATAGTGCGCGTAAACCCCGGGGTGGAAGCGCATACGCATAGGTTCATCCAAACGACCACTCCCGACAGTAAGTTCGGTTTTTCGATTGCCGACGGCACTGCGCAGGAGATAATCGAGAGTATCAAGAACTATCGTAACGTTTGCTTTAAGGGCGTTGCGTGTCATATCGGCTCGCAGATATTCGAGCCGCAGTCGTTCGAGATAGCTATCGACAAAATGACCGATTTTATCGTCAAGCTTAACGGCGTTGGTATCGATGTCGAACGCCTCGATCTCGGCGGCGGGTTCGGTATTCATTATATCTCGGACGATATGCCGCTTACTCCAAAGCAGTACATGACTAACTCGGTCAAGTATCTTAAAGCCGCAATCAAGTCGCGCGGCATAAAAAAACCTCGGCTTATCGTTGAGCCCGGGCGCTCGATCGTAGGCGAAGCGGGTATCACGCTTTACACTGTCGGCGCGATAAAGACAATTAAGGATCTCAAAACGTATGCGGCAGTCGACGGCGGTATGTTCGACAATCCGCGCGTTGCGCTCTACCAAGCCGAGTATACTGCGGTCAAAGCCACGCAAGCCGATATAAAAGGCGATAGGAAGTACAGCATTGCCGGCAAATGCTGCGAGAGCGGCGATATTCTTTTAAGCGACGTAATGTTGCCCGAGCTCAATACGGGCGATCTTTTGGCGGTGCTGTCTACGGGTGCGTATCACTATTCTATGGCTTCCAACTACAACAGGAACGCCGTGCCGCCCGTCGTTGCGGTAAAGGACGGCAAGTCGGCGTACATGGTCAAGCCGCAAACTTATGAGGATATAACGAGGAACGACGTAACGGAGTTCGATTTATGA
- the scpB gene encoding SMC-Scp complex subunit ScpB, translated as MLEIEQIDNVLEALLFVSGDGLKVTDICDYLELQKSEVTNAVKRLQKKYGGKSGVHLITYNGKLQLASNPDYADTLACVLNPIKEKALSNPAMETLSIIAYRQPVTRLEIEHIRGVNCDYALQALLKNNLIEITGRKDALGKPLLFGTTETFLKRFGIDAIDDLPERKVLQDKIKQIEEASPEPTEEELYNFAKQEENPEFLQGEEVVKIDADGEEVSVEEKPTGGNDEQA; from the coding sequence ATGCTGGAAATTGAACAGATAGATAACGTGCTCGAAGCGCTTTTATTCGTTTCGGGCGACGGGCTTAAGGTAACCGATATTTGCGATTATCTCGAACTCCAAAAGAGCGAGGTGACGAACGCCGTCAAACGGCTTCAAAAAAAGTACGGCGGAAAGTCGGGCGTACATCTTATTACATATAACGGCAAGCTTCAACTCGCTTCCAACCCCGATTATGCCGATACACTCGCGTGCGTTTTGAACCCCATTAAGGAAAAAGCTTTATCCAATCCCGCAATGGAAACGCTGTCCATTATTGCGTACCGTCAGCCTGTTACCAGGCTCGAAATAGAGCATATCCGCGGTGTGAACTGCGATTACGCTCTGCAAGCGCTTTTGAAAAATAATCTTATAGAAATCACGGGGCGTAAGGACGCGCTCGGCAAACCGCTCTTGTTCGGTACGACGGAAACCTTCCTTAAACGGTTCGGCATAGACGCCATAGACGATCTGCCGGAAAGGAAAGTGCTCCAAGACAAGATCAAACAGATCGAAGAGGCTTCGCCCGAACCGACGGAAGAAGAACTTTATAACTTTGCCAAGCAGGAAGAAAATCCCGAATTTCTTCAAGGCGAGGAAGTGGTCAAAATCGACGCAGACGGCGAAGAAGTCAGCGTGGAAGAAAAGCCTACCGGCGGTAACGACGAACAAGCATAA
- a CDS encoding segregation/condensation protein A: MSEVEKDNIEQTNDETYSKSYHVVLANYDGPLDLLLDLVKREKINIEDIFISNITEQYLEAMEQIDELDMEQAADFIVVAATLLEIKSKKLLPKPEVEVVPQEEDPEKDLIQRLEEYKLYKEAAEKMREQEKINMHFRAPDDSVGQPRLVLKDMTTNGLMAALKKMFDKIGDRQQAMKIKKIERDPFTVEEKKEFIRHRFTIVESCTFDELFDEDYTLNEVVTTFSALLDLVKDQEVGVRQPGIFETITIVKRSKDEEDAGN; this comes from the coding sequence ATGTCTGAAGTCGAAAAAGATAATATCGAACAAACGAATGACGAGACATATAGTAAAAGCTATCATGTAGTTCTTGCAAATTACGACGGTCCGCTCGATTTGTTGCTCGATCTTGTCAAGCGCGAAAAAATCAATATCGAGGATATTTTTATATCCAATATTACCGAGCAATACCTCGAAGCGATGGAGCAGATCGACGAGCTCGACATGGAGCAAGCGGCGGACTTTATCGTAGTTGCGGCGACGCTTCTCGAAATCAAGTCGAAAAAGCTGTTGCCCAAGCCCGAAGTCGAGGTCGTGCCGCAAGAGGAAGATCCAGAAAAAGATCTTATTCAGCGTTTGGAAGAATATAAGCTCTATAAGGAAGCCGCCGAAAAGATGCGCGAGCAGGAGAAGATCAATATGCACTTCCGCGCGCCCGACGACAGCGTAGGTCAGCCGCGGCTCGTGCTTAAAGACATGACGACCAACGGGCTTATGGCGGCGCTCAAAAAGATGTTCGATAAGATCGGCGATCGTCAGCAAGCGATGAAGATCAAAAAGATCGAACGCGATCCGTTTACCGTCGAGGAGAAGAAGGAGTTTATCCGTCATCGGTTTACCATCGTCGAGAGCTGCACTTTCGACGAGCTGTTCGACGAGGACTACACTCTAAACGAGGTCGTTACGACCTTCTCGGCGCTTCTCGATCTTGTCAAAGATCAAGAGGTGGGCGTTCGGCAACCGGGTATTTTCGAAACGATAACTATTGTCAAAAGGAGCAAGGACGAAGAAGATGCTGGAAATTGA
- a CDS encoding acetyl-CoA carboxylase biotin carboxyl carrier protein subunit (composes the biotin carboxyl carrier protein subunit of the acetyl-CoA carboxylase complex, the enzyme that catalyzes the carboxylation of acetyl-CoA to malonyl-CoA, which in turn controls the rate of fatty acid metabolism) has translation MRKFNVTVNGKSYSVDVEEVSNDGAAPVVASAPAAAPAAPKAVSGEGTPVKAPMPGLILSLAKADGSAVKKNEKVIVLEAMKMENDINASADGTITYVVKKGDNVETGAILAYIK, from the coding sequence ATGCGTAAATTCAATGTGACTGTAAACGGCAAATCTTACTCTGTTGACGTAGAAGAAGTATCTAACGACGGCGCAGCGCCCGTTGTTGCGTCGGCACCCGCTGCGGCGCCCGCCGCCCCTAAGGCGGTTTCGGGAGAGGGAACGCCCGTTAAGGCGCCCATGCCCGGACTTATTCTTTCGCTTGCCAAAGCCGACGGCTCGGCTGTTAAAAAGAACGAAAAGGTTATCGTTCTCGAAGCTATGAAGATGGAAAACGACATCAACGCTTCCGCCGACGGTACGATCACGTACGTCGTTAAGAAGGGCGATAACGTCGAGACCGGCGCAATTCTCGCGTATATAAAGTAA
- a CDS encoding sporulation protein YtfJ produces MRTLLPSEQTEHPIERIMDSAFGKMRTLTDADIIVGNAIVMPDGTTVVPISKISIGIVTGGGEYSQKQQSEYPFAGASGAGMSVSPVCFLVSDGKSVRMLNVGSKSMFDKVVETVPDVVGSLFGKKK; encoded by the coding sequence ATGCGAACACTGTTACCGAGTGAACAAACCGAGCATCCCATCGAGCGCATTATGGATAGCGCGTTCGGCAAGATGCGCACGTTAACCGACGCAGACATTATCGTCGGCAACGCAATAGTTATGCCAGACGGAACGACCGTCGTTCCTATCAGCAAGATAAGTATAGGTATTGTCACCGGCGGCGGCGAATACAGCCAAAAACAGCAGAGCGAATATCCGTTTGCGGGTGCGAGCGGCGCGGGCATGAGCGTTTCGCCCGTATGCTTTTTGGTGAGTGACGGCAAGTCCGTGCGTATGCTCAACGTGGGAAGCAAGAGTATGTTCGATAAGGTAGTGGAGACCGTTCCCGACGTCGTCGGCTCGTTGTTCGGTAAAAAGAAATGA